One window of the Prochlorococcus marinus CUG1438 genome contains the following:
- a CDS encoding phosphonate ABC transporter, with the protein MQIYGINFSIGIIAICIPYIAVNSKVFAEQLETIDYKSFESINQINASKFSSLLTLIWNPIINTFKNFGLYRLECSIRSTVVLGLFGIGGIGTSIFLSFQTLNFRELWTYLWSLAILIILSGLILKKIKFNTTNKILSIFFIAVFFITILFSFSYFLHFIFGINFENYNSVSSLFKSSSDLGLFDFLKLILETITLSLLSTGIAISLPPLVIVIFNNNTSKFFIKIFAFLLRLIPTPVILLTLLTFNNPSVSLAALTLGLHNAGIISKLLFTNLDSQDKRNYIAMKSLGISRNTSWLLGLFSQQAKSYLAYCAYRSDIIIRETAIVGVIGSVGLGWQLQESLSSFAWQEVTIVLIAYSSIAIFGELINGKIKNSLT; encoded by the coding sequence ATGCAAATATATGGCATAAATTTTTCGATAGGAATAATAGCTATATGTATTCCTTATATTGCTGTAAATTCAAAAGTTTTTGCTGAACAATTAGAAACTATTGACTACAAAAGTTTTGAATCTATAAATCAAATAAATGCATCTAAATTTTCTTCTTTACTAACTTTAATATGGAATCCAATAATAAATACATTTAAAAACTTTGGTTTATATCGATTAGAGTGTTCAATAAGAAGTACTGTGGTTTTAGGACTTTTTGGGATTGGAGGAATAGGTACAAGTATTTTTTTATCTTTCCAAACTCTTAATTTTAGAGAGTTATGGACTTATTTATGGTCCTTAGCAATTTTGATAATTCTTTCTGGATTAATATTAAAAAAAATAAAATTTAATACTACAAATAAAATTCTATCTATCTTTTTTATTGCAGTTTTTTTCATTACGATTTTATTTTCTTTTTCATATTTTCTTCATTTTATTTTTGGTATTAATTTTGAAAATTATAATTCCGTTAGTTCTCTATTTAAATCAAGCTCAGATTTAGGATTATTTGATTTCTTAAAACTTATATTAGAAACAATAACTTTAAGTCTTTTATCAACAGGAATCGCAATTAGTTTACCTCCATTAGTAATAGTAATTTTTAACAACAATACTTCTAAATTTTTTATAAAAATTTTTGCATTTTTATTACGTTTAATACCAACACCTGTAATACTTCTAACTCTATTAACTTTTAATAATCCTTCTGTATCTTTAGCAGCTTTAACATTAGGTCTCCACAACGCTGGTATTATTAGCAAATTACTTTTTACAAATCTAGATAGCCAAGATAAAAGAAATTATATTGCAATGAAATCTCTAGGAATCTCGAGAAATACTAGTTGGCTTTTAGGTTTATTTTCTCAACAAGCAAAAAGTTACTTAGCATATTGCGCTTATAGGTCTGACATCATTATTAGAGAAACTGCAATTGTTGGGGTTATTGGAAGTGTTGGTCTAGGTTGGCAATTGCAAGAATCACTAAGTTCCTTCGCATGGCAAGAAGTCACCATAGTTTTGATAGCTTATAGCTCCATCGCAATATTTGGCGAATTAATAAATGGTAAAATCAAAAATAGTTTAACTTGA
- a CDS encoding ATP-binding cassette domain-containing protein has product MNNTVLELNNISYKYKNDLILNKINLKINSGEKIALLGKSGSGKTTLISVLNGTIKPTEGEVKLFNKSLQELDRKQKSKITTIWQDLRLIEDLSAEQNVNCGLLAENNFYFAFKNLLNISSFKKAHKYMQLCRLHNSIYDKKIRKLSGGQKQRVAIARSLIQGSNILLADEPFNNLDPKLITTIKNLMLESVDKNNTKKSQNTALVALHRLDLLNGFDKVIGIRDGKIFFNIKRNNLKKIHLDKIY; this is encoded by the coding sequence ATGAATAATACTGTCTTAGAATTAAATAATATTTCTTATAAATACAAAAATGATCTGATACTAAATAAAATAAATTTAAAAATAAATTCTGGGGAAAAAATTGCACTTTTAGGTAAAAGCGGCTCAGGAAAAACTACACTTATATCAGTACTTAATGGCACTATCAAGCCAACAGAAGGTGAGGTTAAATTATTCAATAAAAGTTTACAGGAATTAGATAGAAAACAGAAAAGTAAAATAACAACTATATGGCAAGATTTAAGATTAATAGAAGATCTCTCAGCAGAACAAAATGTTAATTGCGGACTACTAGCGGAAAACAATTTTTATTTCGCTTTTAAAAATTTACTAAATATAAGTTCTTTTAAAAAGGCTCATAAATATATGCAATTATGTAGACTTCATAACTCTATTTACGACAAAAAAATCAGAAAACTATCTGGGGGGCAAAAACAAAGGGTAGCTATAGCTAGATCATTAATTCAAGGATCAAATATATTACTTGCAGATGAGCCTTTTAATAATCTAGATCCCAAATTGATAACAACAATTAAAAACCTAATGCTAGAAAGTGTCGATAAAAATAATACAAAAAAATCCCAAAATACGGCATTAGTTGCATTACATCGATTAGATTTACTGAACGGTTTCGATAAAGTTATTGGAATCAGGGATGGTAAAATTTTTTTCAATATCAAAAGAAATAACTTAAAGAAGATTCATTTAGACAAAATATATTAA
- a CDS encoding CPP1-like family protein, whose amino-acid sequence MDSNSSKNNSEKSPYEILGIEEGAAFEDIQKARDLKVKEAGEDLILKAKIESSFDQLLMGSLKARQSGNVSYEAVSASKKEKQINQFTNNNFPLLSKIKNLNNNSKKSSQYSLPKITPPSFDNLSIKISVALLFLILLFISPDSNNRLLLSISTLILTYTQIKSGKRFIGSLGWSVTFLSIGLIFGGLLENNSFIQEVSNNSLSIQKIQSIPAMVILWLGVIFL is encoded by the coding sequence TTGGATTCAAACAGTAGTAAAAACAATAGTGAAAAATCACCTTATGAAATTTTAGGTATAGAAGAAGGTGCTGCTTTTGAGGATATTCAGAAGGCTAGAGATCTTAAAGTTAAAGAGGCCGGTGAAGATTTAATTTTGAAAGCGAAAATCGAATCCTCCTTCGATCAATTGCTTATGGGGAGTTTAAAAGCGAGACAATCAGGAAATGTAAGCTATGAAGCTGTAAGTGCCTCAAAAAAAGAAAAACAAATTAATCAATTTACCAATAATAATTTTCCACTGCTTTCTAAAATAAAAAATTTAAATAATAACTCTAAGAAATCAAGTCAGTATAGTTTGCCAAAAATTACGCCTCCCTCATTTGATAATCTTTCAATAAAAATATCTGTTGCGTTATTATTTTTAATTTTGCTATTTATCAGTCCAGACTCTAATAATAGACTTTTGCTTTCTATATCAACATTAATACTTACTTATACACAAATTAAATCAGGGAAAAGATTTATAGGTTCTCTAGGTTGGAGTGTTACCTTTCTTTCGATAGGATTAATATTTGGTGGATTACTTGAAAATAATTCCTTTATTCAGGAAGTATCCAACAATTCTTTATCAATACAAAAAATACAAAGTATTCCAGCCATGGTTATTTTATGGCTAGGAGTAATTTTCTTATGA
- a CDS encoding DUF92 domain-containing protein encodes MSLIINQFFIGFCINFILIYIFCKIPLMTKGGWISAGILGTILWGCLSWQGWMSVVFYLLFGSLVTKIGYKFKKEKGIAEKRGGRRGPENVWGSAATGLVLAMMTKLNPANIVMFKIGFAASFAAKLADTFGSEIGKRFGKDTYLITSLKKVERGTEGGISIEGTLASVLGSIFMAFIMLRLSIISTKYHFIVVVVSGFLATLSESIIGAKFQNKYKLSNELVNAIQTSIASVFAIFALILYSYLLN; translated from the coding sequence ATGAGTTTGATTATAAATCAATTTTTTATAGGTTTTTGCATTAATTTTATTTTGATTTATATTTTCTGCAAGATTCCTTTGATGACGAAAGGAGGTTGGATAAGTGCTGGAATTCTTGGCACGATTTTGTGGGGATGTTTGTCCTGGCAGGGTTGGATGTCAGTTGTGTTTTATTTATTATTTGGATCTCTCGTAACTAAAATAGGTTATAAATTTAAAAAAGAAAAAGGAATAGCTGAAAAAAGAGGTGGTAGAAGAGGTCCTGAAAATGTATGGGGCTCTGCAGCTACAGGATTAGTTCTTGCCATGATGACTAAATTAAATCCTGCCAATATAGTAATGTTTAAAATAGGATTTGCTGCAAGTTTTGCTGCAAAGTTGGCAGATACTTTTGGCAGCGAAATTGGTAAAAGGTTTGGTAAGGATACCTATTTAATTACTTCACTTAAAAAGGTTGAGAGAGGAACTGAAGGAGGAATAAGTATAGAAGGAACATTAGCTAGTGTTTTGGGATCAATATTTATGGCTTTTATAATGCTTCGTCTATCAATTATTTCTACAAAATATCATTTTATAGTTGTTGTAGTTTCTGGATTCTTAGCAACACTTTCCGAGAGTATTATTGGTGCTAAATTTCAAAATAAATATAAATTAAGTAATGAATTGGTAAATGCTATTCAGACAAGTATTGCTTCTGTTTTTGCTATCTTTGCTCTTATTTTATATTCATATCTTTTAAATTAA
- the hslO gene encoding Hsp33 family molecular chaperone HslO: MKDRIVRATAANGGIRLVAVLTTESSQEAKKRHGLSYLTTCILGRAFSASLLLASSMKIMHGRVTLRVRSDGPLKGLLVDAGRNGKVRGYVGNPDLELDLIKIDSNKYSFDFTKALGTGYLNVIRDSGIGEPFTSTVELVNGNIAEDLASYLYHSEQTPSAVFIGEKIQNKDVICSGGLLAQVLPKKDTDPLLVSLLEERCKEVNSFSEDLFQSKDNLLSLIRNIFPDIDDKSISEKARSQEVGFKCKCSKQRSLNAMKMLDKSELEDILKKEGKAELVCEFCKDKYLINYEEIKSMIEN, encoded by the coding sequence ATGAAGGATAGGATAGTACGAGCTACTGCAGCAAACGGAGGGATAAGATTAGTTGCAGTATTAACAACAGAATCTTCTCAAGAAGCTAAAAAAAGACACGGTCTTTCTTATTTAACCACCTGTATCTTAGGGAGAGCATTTAGTGCATCACTGCTTTTAGCCAGTTCAATGAAGATAATGCATGGGAGAGTAACCTTAAGAGTTAGGTCTGACGGACCTTTGAAGGGATTGCTGGTTGATGCAGGTAGAAACGGCAAAGTCAGAGGTTATGTGGGAAATCCCGATTTAGAATTAGATCTAATCAAAATAGATAGTAATAAATATTCTTTCGATTTCACAAAAGCATTAGGTACTGGATATTTAAATGTTATTAGAGATAGTGGAATTGGAGAGCCCTTTACAAGTACAGTTGAATTAGTAAATGGGAATATTGCAGAAGACTTAGCTTCATATTTATATCATTCGGAACAAACTCCTTCTGCTGTATTCATTGGAGAAAAAATTCAAAATAAAGATGTTATTTGTAGTGGTGGATTATTAGCTCAAGTTTTGCCTAAAAAAGATACTGACCCTTTACTAGTCTCACTACTTGAAGAAAGATGTAAAGAAGTTAATTCTTTTAGCGAAGACCTATTTCAGTCAAAAGATAATCTTCTTTCCTTAATAAGAAATATATTTCCCGATATTGACGATAAATCAATATCTGAAAAAGCTCGTTCCCAAGAAGTTGGTTTCAAATGTAAGTGTTCTAAACAAAGAAGTTTAAATGCAATGAAGATGCTTGATAAGAGTGAGTTGGAGGACATCCTCAAGAAAGAAGGCAAAGCAGAATTAGTTTGTGAATTTTGTAAAGATAAATATCTTATAAATTATGAAGAAATTAAATCGATGATAGAAAATTAA
- a CDS encoding DUF3531 family protein, which yields MNIVFREVDPFNCWIWIRFSEPPTQDEKNYLDGVFDSWYVLGRLGGFNSENLQTHEEGSDLSWMSYDNDQKNASLPALMHNLGIMEYQNLWARCWVDFGTSDSLSIDILINSLNEISNNYVKIEELIIGGENNDWAVEEHEDLVFKG from the coding sequence ATGAATATTGTTTTTAGAGAAGTTGATCCTTTTAACTGTTGGATATGGATTAGATTTTCAGAACCTCCAACTCAAGATGAAAAAAATTATTTAGATGGCGTTTTTGATAGTTGGTACGTCTTAGGAAGATTAGGGGGCTTTAACTCTGAAAATTTACAAACTCATGAGGAGGGTTCAGATCTTAGTTGGATGTCCTACGATAATGACCAAAAAAATGCTTCTCTTCCCGCCTTAATGCATAATCTAGGGATTATGGAATATCAAAACCTTTGGGCCAGATGTTGGGTTGATTTTGGGACTTCAGACTCCCTTTCAATAGATATTTTAATTAATTCTTTGAATGAGATATCAAATAATTATGTAAAAATTGAAGAGTTAATTATTGGTGGTGAAAATAATGATTGGGCTGTTGAAGAACATGAAGATTTAGTTTTCAAAGGTTAA
- a CDS encoding putative selenate ABC transporter substrate-binding protein — MFNLKNFLLSSSLLFSIFSSPVFSNPKVLKVGAIPDQNQDVLDKRFNLFSKELSKQLDVEVKYIPVINYVAAVTGFRTKDLDLVWFGGLSGVQARLQNPNSIVIAQRDIDKEFKSVFIVNKNLELNPISNIKGLKKLKNLRFTFGSENSTSGRLMPEYFLNRAGVEIKHFKGKKAGFSGSHDATIALVNSGAFDVGALNKQVWENTLKNNPKRTSNSELFWITPEYVDYHWIAQGDLENRFGEGFTNELKSVILNLDIKQKSHKQILDMFNAKRFIKAESKQYKNIEEIGRKLNKIR; from the coding sequence ATGTTTAATTTAAAAAATTTCCTACTAAGTTCATCTCTATTATTTTCTATTTTTTCATCACCTGTATTTTCAAATCCCAAAGTTTTAAAAGTTGGAGCAATACCTGATCAAAACCAAGATGTTTTGGACAAAAGATTTAATTTATTTTCAAAAGAATTATCCAAACAACTTGACGTAGAAGTTAAATACATTCCTGTTATTAATTATGTTGCAGCAGTAACTGGATTTAGAACTAAAGATTTAGATTTAGTTTGGTTTGGCGGTTTATCAGGAGTTCAAGCCAGACTACAAAATCCTAATTCAATTGTGATAGCTCAAAGAGATATCGATAAGGAATTTAAAAGTGTTTTTATAGTAAACAAAAATTTAGAACTTAACCCAATTTCAAACATTAAAGGACTTAAAAAACTGAAAAATTTGAGATTTACTTTTGGATCTGAAAACTCAACTTCTGGAAGATTAATGCCAGAATATTTTTTAAATCGAGCAGGGGTAGAAATTAAACATTTTAAAGGAAAAAAAGCAGGTTTTAGTGGGAGTCATGATGCCACTATAGCTTTAGTTAATAGTGGGGCATTTGATGTTGGAGCTTTAAATAAACAAGTTTGGGAAAACACTCTTAAAAATAATCCCAAAAGAACAAGTAATTCAGAATTATTCTGGATCACCCCGGAATATGTTGACTATCATTGGATTGCTCAAGGGGATCTTGAAAATAGATTCGGGGAAGGGTTTACAAACGAACTTAAATCAGTAATTCTAAATTTAGATATAAAGCAAAAATCACATAAACAGATATTAGATATGTTCAATGCAAAAAGATTTATAAAGGCAGAATCAAAACAATATAAAAATATAGAGGAAATTGGGAGAAAATTAAATAAAATTAGATGA
- a CDS encoding pyridoxal phosphate-dependent aminotransferase: MSQVYLSDRALSIEPSLTLQISAKANQLSAEGVDICNLSAGEPDFDAPKEVIEATSKAIFDGFTKYGPAPGNLDLRKAIANKLQIQNDLNYEFENVMVTNGAKQAIYNLFQVLLNTGDEVIIPSPYWLSYPQMVRLAGGMPIFTNSSAEDGFKINIEDLKSKISSKTKFIIINSPNNPTGRVMSKEELLQIAELARENPNINILSDEIYELILKKEFKHYSLSSLANDLKDRIFIINGFAKGWAMTGWRIGYLVGPKDVIKASSALQSQSTSNVCSFVQKGALEALKINNEFFSMINSHYDQRRKLLYEGLNNINGIYIEEPNGAFYAFPKLPNSSITSVDFCNKALQDYGLVVVPGKAFGADQCIRISCATSEIKIKDGLQRLEKAISEYY; this comes from the coding sequence ATGAGTCAAGTTTATTTATCTGATCGGGCACTTTCAATTGAGCCTTCTCTTACATTGCAAATAAGTGCTAAAGCAAATCAATTATCTGCAGAGGGAGTAGATATTTGCAATTTAAGTGCAGGAGAACCTGATTTTGATGCCCCAAAAGAAGTTATAGAGGCTACAAGTAAAGCTATATTTGATGGATTCACAAAGTACGGGCCCGCACCGGGGAATTTAGATCTCCGAAAAGCAATTGCAAATAAACTTCAAATTCAAAACGATTTAAATTATGAATTTGAAAATGTAATGGTCACAAATGGTGCTAAGCAAGCAATATATAATCTTTTCCAAGTCTTGTTAAATACTGGAGACGAAGTTATTATTCCTTCTCCATATTGGTTAAGTTATCCCCAGATGGTTAGATTGGCGGGTGGAATGCCAATTTTTACAAATTCTTCTGCAGAAGATGGATTCAAAATAAATATAGAAGATTTGAAGTCTAAAATATCTTCAAAAACTAAATTTATAATTATCAATTCACCTAATAATCCTACTGGAAGAGTTATGTCAAAGGAAGAATTATTACAAATTGCCGAATTAGCTAGAGAAAATCCAAATATCAATATTCTTTCTGATGAGATTTACGAACTAATCCTTAAAAAAGAATTTAAACACTACAGTTTATCTTCATTAGCAAATGACTTAAAAGATAGAATTTTTATAATAAATGGGTTTGCGAAAGGATGGGCTATGACGGGCTGGAGAATAGGTTATTTAGTAGGTCCCAAAGATGTAATCAAAGCATCCTCAGCATTACAAAGTCAAAGTACAAGTAATGTTTGCTCTTTTGTTCAAAAAGGTGCTTTAGAGGCTTTAAAAATTAATAATGAGTTTTTCTCAATGATAAATAGTCATTATGATCAAAGAAGAAAACTTCTCTATGAGGGCCTTAATAATATAAATGGAATTTATATTGAAGAACCTAACGGAGCATTTTACGCATTTCCAAAATTACCTAACTCCTCAATTACTTCAGTTGATTTCTGCAATAAAGCTCTTCAAGATTACGGATTAGTTGTTGTACCTGGAAAAGCTTTTGGGGCTGATCAATGTATTAGAATCTCTTGCGCAACTTCAGAAATTAAAATAAAAGATGGACTACAAAGGCTTGAAAAAGCAATCTCTGAATACTATTAA
- a CDS encoding ABC transporter ATP-binding protein yields the protein MLDLKEISYQPQTGEKKIIDNLNLKVYENEIILICGSSGSGKTTLLEIISGLTNPQRGKITWNNKILSSRQRRWFSGVVFQFPERYFIGTTIGKELKIGHKSLRERNIEVVLNKVGLEKLNLTQPPEQLSGGQQRRLAVAVQLLRNPSILLLDEPTAGLDYSMRNDVKNLILDLKNKNTIIIVTHEPALFEGIPSRILILEKGKIKNLMKENHEG from the coding sequence ATGCTTGATTTAAAAGAAATATCCTATCAACCTCAAACAGGGGAAAAAAAAATAATAGACAATCTTAATTTAAAAGTTTATGAAAATGAAATCATTTTAATTTGTGGCAGTAGTGGATCTGGGAAAACAACCCTGCTCGAAATAATTAGCGGGTTAACAAATCCCCAAAGAGGAAAAATTACTTGGAATAATAAAATTTTATCTTCTAGACAAAGAAGATGGTTTAGTGGAGTAGTATTCCAATTCCCCGAAAGATATTTTATAGGCACAACTATTGGGAAAGAATTAAAAATAGGCCATAAGTCTTTAAGAGAAAGAAATATAGAAGTAGTTTTAAATAAGGTTGGTCTGGAAAAATTAAACCTTACTCAACCACCAGAACAACTTAGTGGCGGACAACAAAGAAGGTTAGCTGTGGCAGTTCAGCTACTTAGAAACCCATCAATTCTTTTACTTGATGAACCAACTGCGGGATTAGACTATTCAATGAGAAATGATGTGAAGAATTTAATTCTTGACCTAAAAAATAAAAATACAATTATTATTGTTACTCATGAACCTGCCTTATTTGAGGGAATTCCCTCTAGGATATTAATTCTGGAAAAAGGGAAAATCAAAAATCTTATGAAAGAAAATCATGAAGGATAG
- a CDS encoding arylesterase — protein sequence MISLPKQLVVIGDSSVYGWGDNEGGGWCERLRKDWCNNHNGPVIYQLGVRGDGIEKVSYRWEKEWSSRGETRRNKPKAILLNVGLNDTAAIGQINGRHQLDIDGFEYGLERLINEMNSQTNVFVIGLTPVDESKMPFAGCLWYSNDFCNSYERRMEEVCLNQNVPFLPTFREMYSDKRSKNWITHDGIHLNSEGHFWLFQRLKSWEILTKWKES from the coding sequence GTGATTAGTTTACCAAAACAGCTAGTTGTAATTGGAGATAGCTCAGTTTATGGATGGGGAGATAATGAGGGTGGTGGATGGTGTGAGAGGCTTAGAAAAGATTGGTGCAATAACCACAATGGGCCAGTTATTTATCAACTTGGCGTTAGGGGAGATGGGATAGAAAAAGTTTCATATAGATGGGAAAAAGAATGGTCATCTAGAGGAGAAACGAGAAGAAATAAACCCAAAGCAATCCTACTAAATGTAGGTCTTAACGACACTGCAGCAATTGGTCAGATAAATGGAAGACATCAATTAGATATAGATGGATTTGAATATGGATTAGAGAGGCTAATCAATGAAATGAACTCTCAAACAAATGTATTTGTTATTGGTCTGACACCAGTTGACGAAAGCAAAATGCCGTTCGCAGGATGTTTATGGTACTCAAATGATTTTTGTAATTCTTATGAAAGGAGAATGGAGGAAGTATGCCTAAATCAGAATGTCCCATTTCTTCCTACTTTTAGAGAAATGTACTCTGATAAAAGGAGTAAAAATTGGATTACGCATGATGGAATTCATCTAAATTCCGAAGGTCATTTCTGGCTTTTCCAAAGACTTAAAAGCTGGGAGATTCTTACAAAATGGAAGGAATCCTAA
- a CDS encoding 16S rRNA (uracil(1498)-N(3))-methyltransferase has product MEDLTRLIISHERIENNRNNNIKLTYEEAHYINKVMRIRNGEEIFIANGEGLLWKAIKIKNDCLEINQLKNPYFFQQKEIYLIGIAVVMPKSGFEDILKMSTEIGIDFIQPLFSERQVNKNLNFPKKLLRWNSIIKEAVEQSERLWKPSILDGMDIIEWLKSRNNQERVSISITREETQYDLNQWLRKNQKNVNKKGGIFWNVIGPEGGWSTKEIDFFNKNNLTFVKLSDTILRTSTASINASSILNQWRIDFKLIN; this is encoded by the coding sequence ATGGAAGACTTAACAAGATTAATTATTTCCCATGAAAGGATTGAAAATAATAGGAACAATAATATAAAACTCACCTATGAAGAGGCTCATTATATAAATAAAGTAATGAGGATAAGAAATGGTGAAGAAATATTTATAGCTAACGGAGAGGGTTTATTATGGAAAGCTATAAAAATTAAAAATGATTGCTTAGAAATAAATCAATTAAAAAACCCTTACTTTTTTCAACAAAAAGAAATTTACTTAATAGGAATTGCTGTTGTAATGCCAAAAAGTGGTTTTGAAGATATTTTAAAAATGTCTACTGAAATAGGAATTGATTTTATACAGCCATTATTTTCAGAAAGACAGGTAAACAAAAATTTAAATTTTCCGAAAAAACTTTTGCGATGGAATTCAATTATTAAAGAAGCAGTTGAGCAGAGTGAGAGATTATGGAAACCATCTATTTTAGATGGTATGGATATTATTGAATGGCTAAAAAGTAGAAATAATCAAGAAAGAGTTTCAATTTCCATAACTAGAGAAGAAACACAATATGACTTAAATCAATGGTTAAGAAAAAACCAAAAAAATGTAAATAAAAAAGGAGGTATTTTTTGGAATGTAATTGGCCCTGAAGGAGGTTGGTCCACTAAAGAAATTGATTTTTTTAATAAAAACAATCTTACCTTTGTCAAACTTTCTGATACTATCTTGAGAACTTCAACGGCTAGTATTAATGCATCATCAATTCTAAATCAATGGAGAATTGATTTTAAATTAATTAATTAG